The genome window GATGACGAAGGGGTAGAGGGAGAGCGGCGTAAATCCGATGGCGCTCCATGGGGGCGAGGTAAACAGATTATGAAGGTCGGGCTGGTCGGTGGTTCGCGTAGGAAAGTAAGGGAAGGCGGGCAGATTGAGGTGCAGAGTGTTCATGACATCTATGGAGAAGGGAATAAGAAAGCCTATCCAAAAGACCCCATTGCTCAATAGGTTTGCCGGCTCTCGAATAACGGCCAACGGCACAGCCACTGTAGGAAACGCAAGGCGCTCGCGGTCAACCCACTGGCGCCTCAGAATTGCCATGAGACAGAGGGTGGCCATGGTAAAGAGGGCAAGAAAAAGCCACCAAGAGAACAGCTGCACACGCCACAAGGCCCAAGGCACATGGGCGTTGCCGATATAGAAGCCTTTAAGGGCCAGCTGATTTTTTTGCGCGATCCAGCCGGGGATATAGCGGAGGAATTTGGAGGCCCATTGGTTGCTGCTGTCGGCATACCAAAACGCGGCAGTAACGGTGGGAATGATGAAGTGGATACCTCCCGACGAGGAGACCACCGTGGAGACGATGAGCATAACGTAGATAACCAGTAGCTCCGCCTTCGAGAGGGCTAGGGGACGGCAGAACTTAGACAGCAGAAGGTTGCAAACCACCAAAAAGAAGAGAACGTTGAAGGCCCCCACCGGAATACTGGTGTTGGCGAGGGCGGTATGGCCTCTTTCACCCAGAACGAGTTCGGCCCAGTGGATCCAAAGGTCGCAGAGGGCAGTAAATACCAACCCTAGAAGAAGGGCTCGTGGGGTGAGGCCACTAGCACGCCAGGAGGATCGAGGAGCTGAAGAAGAGGGGTTTTCAACGGCCACACTATTTTCTCCGCAAACCCGTGAATCCGGTCTCTTGCAACCAGCGTGCACAGCGCCACGGCCAATCCTGCGCATAGGGTGTTTGCCGTGCAAGGCCATATCCATGCCCACCACCCTGGTAGATATGAAGCTCGTAGGGCACGTTCGCCTCACTTAAAGCCAAGGCCAGTTTCAGGCTATGCGCCGGAGGAACGCCGTTATCATCTACGCTATGCACCAAGAACATGGGAGGTGTTTCAGAGGTTACACGCCGCTCTGGGGAGAGGTCTTCGAGCAGTTCTTGCGGCGGGTCATCACCTAGAAGGCACTTGCGGCACCAGGCATGGGCGTAGCTCTCTACTAGGCTCACCACCGGATAGATGGCGATGACGAGATCGGGACGTGAGGAGACCTGCTCGATGGGGTCAGCATGGTTGGGGGTTCCGGCATCAAAGTGGGTGGCAAGGGTCGTTGCCAGGTGGCCGCCGGCAGAAAAGCCCAGCACGCCGATGCGATGGGGGTCTAGCCCCCATTGGGAGGCATTGGCCCTCACGGTGCGTACAGCGCGCGTGGCATCTTCGAGCATAGCGGGGTGCTTGGCGTGGGGGGCAAGGCGATAGTCGAGCACAAATCCAACGACGCCGAGGGTGGTCAGCCATTCTGCCACGGGGTCCGATTCGTGGGGGGCGAGGGTAACGTAGCCCCCGCCAGGGAACACGATAATGCTCGCTCCACACGCTTTGCTGGGATAGGGCAAAAGGGCACGGAGGGTGGAAGTGGGTGCCGCCTGCTGCGATAGTTCGGCAGAAGACCAAAGGGGATGTTTACCGGCAGCTGCCCACTCTTTAAGGGCGCTCGTATACATGGCAGTTCTCCTTAATGCTTCTCTAGCAGTTACTCTCGTTTTCGTCGTCCTTAATCATATCCGTGTAGATGCCAGGGCTGCTATCTGGAATAAGGGTGGCTCCGGCCACACGCGCATAAAAATCTGCAGGCCCTACTCCGCCGATAATGGCGTAGACGTAGCCCATCTCTCGCATACCGTGAAGACAGGCGAGAAGCAGGGCTTTGCCGATCTGTTTTCCTCGTTCCGCTTCCGCTACCCCAGTGGGCCCGAAGAAGTTTCGTCGTGTAGCTTCATAGGCCGCGAAGCCGATCACCTTGCCATCACGGAGGGCGATAAAGAGAGTAACGGGCTGTCGGGCGTAGCAGGGAGTCACTTCGTCGGCCCATCCGATGGAGAAGTGAGTTTCGATGAACTTGCGGATGGGCGTTATTTCAAAAGGGTGCGCTCGGCGAATCACCACACCCTCTTCCCGTAGTTTTTGGATGAGCGGATCCACAGGTGGCAGTTTCAGCAGGTTCACGAACATATCGGGCATAGGTACCTTCTCCTGAGATAGAAGCGTTTCGATCCCTTTTCTATTTCGACGCGGGGTTAGCGTTTCCTGCATCATTTTTGCACGGGGGCGATCTAGCATGCAAACAACCGCGCCTAAAGGCGGCGGCTCGGCTCTGGCACGACAGGTAAACCTCCGCTGAGCCGTATAGCCAGTACAGCGGCCCGACCAGCAACAGGGCTAGCCGCGCCATACCCGCTAGCCTGACCAAACAGATGCAAATGTAGCGGTGCAGGGTCCTGCGCCCTACTACCCGATCAACTCTTCCCTGCTTCTCATATCTCTTATATCGCTCTCGTCGAGCACAGGGAGCTGCGTGGCCTCTTTTGGTAAGGCATCTGGGTGCTGCTGGAACCACCCTTTTTGGTGCAACTGTTCGATGATGCGGATCAACACGAGGTCGCGCGCCAAACGCCAATCAGGGCGCTCTACATCCTCTTCGTGCTCAAAAACAGTGACGAACTCTTCGAAGCCGATGAGGGGCTGTTGCCCCCTTTCTGCGCGGCGTACGCCGGCGCGAATGAGCAGCGCACGTAGATGGTCATAGCGCGAACTCCACCAGAGATTCTGGAGAAGTTTTTTGTCGTTCTGCGCTAGGATCTCACCGGCAATACGGTCGGCCACAACACGGATCGTCTCAATACGTTCCTTTTCCATAGCAAGTTACCTCTCAAATCAAGCCGTGCATAGCACTCGGAAGAGAGGTAGTAGAGCCACGCGCCGTAGCAGGTTCCCTAGGTTACCTCGCCGACGCCACCTAGCCAAACGAGGGTCTGTACCAGAGGCCTCTCTTCCAAAGCGACTTCGACGCACCCACTATGATCAATACGTATTTACGTGGTTGCCTTACTATCATAAGGCCTGTAAACTAAGATATTCTTACCACCGATCGCAATCTCTATGTAGATATCAGACGAGACATCTGTTGACGCTCATGTAACCATATGCCTTCTAGAAGTCCCAACACCCCGCTCCTAGCCACCTTTGACAGTCTATCACAGCGAGCTTATCGCTAGAGTCCAGCCACATCTGTTATCCCTTTTTCAGAGACATCGGCTTATTCTCAAATAGAAAGCTTGTTTTATATGAAACTATCTACTTCTTTTATTTATTTTATTGTGTATGCTCTGCTAAAGGTAGGACGCTCGCCGCAACTTTCATGAGAAGATGGTAAAATAGAAGAGTCGAACCTTTCAGTGAGGAAGTGAGAGTGATCGAACACCTCGTGCTGTTTCGATGGAAAGAGGGCGTTTCGGAGACAACGATAGAAGAGGTGATGCGCCGATTGCGAGCTCTCCCCCAGCAGATTGAGGGCATCCTCGAGCTGAACTGCGGGCGCGATTTCTCCGGCAGATCGAAAGGCTACACGCACGCGCTTCGTGTGCGCTTTGTTAACCGTCAAGCTCTCGAAAACTACGGACCGCATCCGGCGCACCAAGAGGTCGTGCAAAAGCTTATTCTGCCGAACACCGCCGACATCCTCGCGTTCGATTTTCAAGTTGAATGAAATGACTATCATTGAGGACGATGACGTATGCGTATTCCAGAACCTTATCCTTCCTTATCCACTCTCATGACCCTCATCGGAGAGGCCGGACAGCGGTTGGCCGAGATCGAAGCCAGTGAAGGCTCGGCCGGCAATATTTCCGTCTATCTGGGTTGGGAACTAGACCCCACAGACGAATTTCCTATCAGCGAGCCTTTTACCCTTCCAACAGCAGCCCCAGAGCTTGTTGGTCACGGCTTTTTGGTGACAGGCGCCGGTAGAAGGCTGCGCGAGATCATTCGTAACCCGCACGGAAACCTCGCCTATCTGCGTATTGAGGAGGGAGGACGACAAGGGACGCTCTATACAGCACGGGAGCGCCTTTTCAAAACACCGACATCCGAACTGAACTCGCATATTGCCGTACATCGAGACCAGGTCACGCGGAATGACCTGAATTTCCATGC of Chthonomonas calidirosea T49 contains these proteins:
- a CDS encoding Dabb family protein, with product MIEHLVLFRWKEGVSETTIEEVMRRLRALPQQIEGILELNCGRDFSGRSKGYTHALRVRFVNRQALENYGPHPAHQEVVQKLILPNTADILAFDFQVE
- a CDS encoding GNAT family N-acetyltransferase, with amino-acid sequence MPDMFVNLLKLPPVDPLIQKLREEGVVIRRAHPFEITPIRKFIETHFSIGWADEVTPCYARQPVTLFIALRDGKVIGFAAYEATRRNFFGPTGVAEAERGKQIGKALLLACLHGMREMGYVYAIIGGVGPADFYARVAGATLIPDSSPGIYTDMIKDDENESNC
- a CDS encoding alpha/beta hydrolase, translating into MYTSALKEWAAAGKHPLWSSAELSQQAAPTSTLRALLPYPSKACGASIIVFPGGGYVTLAPHESDPVAEWLTTLGVVGFVLDYRLAPHAKHPAMLEDATRAVRTVRANASQWGLDPHRIGVLGFSAGGHLATTLATHFDAGTPNHADPIEQVSSRPDLVIAIYPVVSLVESYAHAWCRKCLLGDDPPQELLEDLSPERRVTSETPPMFLVHSVDDNGVPPAHSLKLALALSEANVPYELHIYQGGGHGYGLARQTPYAQDWPWRCARWLQETGFTGLRRK
- a CDS encoding class II aldolase/adducin family protein; the encoded protein is MRIPEPYPSLSTLMTLIGEAGQRLAEIEASEGSAGNISVYLGWELDPTDEFPISEPFTLPTAAPELVGHGFLVTGAGRRLREIIRNPHGNLAYLRIEEGGRQGTLYTARERLFKTPTSELNSHIAVHRDQVTRNDLNFHALVHAQPFHLVYLSHIARYQDSLYLSRHVLRWQPESIVNIPDGIGFLPFMLPGSPELMLGNVRMMRDHRIVVWGKHGVLARSDVSVKRACDLIEYAETGARYEYMNLTNHGLADGLSTHELRMICDAFNVDQHIF